One window from the genome of Vidua chalybeata isolate OUT-0048 chromosome 3, bVidCha1 merged haplotype, whole genome shotgun sequence encodes:
- the ZNF292 gene encoding zinc finger protein 292 isoform X4 translates to MICNLESDGDEKSALILCAAFLSRQLQQGEMYCAWELTLFWSKLQQRVEPSIQVYLERCRQLSVLTKTVYHIFFLIKVINSEIDGAGLATCIELCVKALRLESSENADVKISICKTISCLLPDDLEVKRACQLSEFLLEPTVDAYYAVEMLYNQPDQKYDEENLPIPNSLRCELLLVLKTQWPFDPEFWDWKTLKRQCLALMGEEASIVSSIDELNDSEVYEKVEDGQEDSKETSLNGLAGIDEATSLLRGIRDEKQKKREIKKLRERGFISARFRNWQAYMQYCVLCDKEFLGHRIVRHAQKHYKDGIYSCPICAQNFSSKENFVPHVTLHVKKSSKERLAAMKPLRRLGRPPKIATANENQKTNSVSKQEQRPIKKNSLYSTDFIVFNDNDGSDDENDDKDKPYIPEIVPVQKPPPVNEFTCPVTLCKKGFKYFKNLIAHAKGHKDNEEAKRFLEMQSKKVICQYCRRHFVSVTHLNDHLQMHCGSKPYICIQMKCKAGFNSYAELLTHRREHQVFRAKCMFPKCGRVFSEAYLLYDHEAQHYNTYTCRVTGCGKVYRSQNELEKHVEDHNKQTEKEEQPENQTNQPDLSQPSKANESTDGVAVKEELTSPPAENRSSFIEGENVWNQIKAEPVGNESVNASVSVLQQSNSLPNAGSEQSPVGSIKTEETVPAGSIKLSVVNQKIRDNFMKRGKLAATASKVDTTKPGVQQLCPSVDSCLPVFQERKEEGCLSQTQNIQTVSVTSDTLKPEALESKSLERQVSIVNPFSMQNQTGYRNGVPISKLEIEDSIKAAANLYNLPLKTLETITFVPSQPNINSSLLPAVSPAAPVQKFNCQVEGCTRTYNSSQSIGKHMKAAHPDEYAAFKMQRKNKKPRKSSNLQNVPNDEKIVYLTPSQVGNPSDAAFTAQNKSNLNPTCSSQVQHVSSTLFPTHLENLANPMLPIVESVINPNLSTRIKSEPESVLCSQMETLSATTLPSQLDDLAKTVMPLNIDGGSDPFLPLPAENGPMSLFPSSAENPPNSVFSQLENNTNSFSLQLEGNTSSTFPKEESVDQIFPSQLSTENNFSETSSHHPASEKVKKDRGRGSNGRERKPKHNKRAKWPAIIRDGKFICSRCFRVFTNPRSLGGHLSKRSYCKPLEGSEISPEALQANGQSLLASMILSSNSLNLQQPQESAFNPETCFKDPSFLQLLAAENRSALQTMFPRASVTNFNTSGNEEGNQIIKQALETAGIPSSFDNTEALPRVVTSCVSGTTQINAAVLPSSATPSLLQTVCNPSTLLTDQNRTLNAKIPPLNECKTLPVFATENLMLKTIENGLCPSSYSNTVAAAQNFAGNSSRVSVISSPKNSGSSNLNKKGTSSSKRKRKTPTPLLVPNTSQKLAVNNATVMGLLTKSTEGNMQIQGENFQSNLLANCGSQTVVENLAQKLSNVDNQLFMASIKENFKTNLEAHTVLPPLTVKTENGDSQMMAANSCVQANSEEQISQDSVMQNFEKTLEIIKTAMNSQVLDVKTEIQDTVAASGHNLQVNNAQAASENSAHSVKLPTSTQFAVHTGKVAAAKGSSAQSEISQKDDTQMSEILEGLQKLKLEDDSPIPISETVSQCPPADKLAPAVPVVSTENKPLIQLSAEASNIQFSDRVNKPFVCQNPGCSYSAMTKDALFKHYGKIHQYTAEMILEIKKHQLKYAPFKCVVATCPKTFTRNSNLRAHCQLVHHFTTEEMVKLKIKRPYGRRSQNETVNTAPQPVEIKTVQTLVIENKTVAPLVKETQIKEVVEPVKVLEKLLPENNIPERLEKPPQVVSVPLEQHNPASFDSTPEQTKVRKARKHRKEKEERNGRKPVTKSLEFPTRYSPYRPYRCVHQGCFAAFTIQQNLILHYQAVHKSDLPAFSAEVEEENEQGKEEREEVETKPAVREFRCEVSDCSRIFQEVTSLIQHYMKLHDMTPEQIGSMKSAPEVGRFFCDQSQCKSSFTAYLNYVVHLETEHSVDIKPNKVEDDGMFKCDCEGCDRIYATRSNLLRHIFNKHNDRHKDHLIRPRRLTPGQENISSKANQEKPLKSKQRGLKNRSGKEGNRLSVKTKRKKNVNLENKNSKGIQVQENKGYSLKRGKYVYFIKARNDALSECTSRFITQYPCMIKGCSSVVTSESNIIRHYKCHKLSKAFTSQHRNLLIVSKKHSVTQVKEASCEPEETDQKTDVKEPEPSLTASNNDSSTTTLSQKETEKGEKDEVDELTELFITKLINEDSSTVENQAKISSNVNSDLQETSSCPSEKQKSNNLKRANKEKNVSQSKRKRAEKTEEALPSGGSSLHKEEETAVAIQTAEEQPAAFDWSSFKPMGFEVSFLKFLEESAVKQKKNSEREYHSGGTKKGSHSNSRKASEKAPVASDNISWSCSETETLVPFANPSRLPCGDNVKIVLDKTLKDCTERVLKQLQEMKPVVSLRKLEGRWEDDPEVIAAKVIVLGTEEGESKS, encoded by the exons ATGATCTGTAACCTGGAATCTGATGGAGATGAAAAAAGTGCTCTAATTCTATGTGCAGCATTTCTATCTCGCCAGCTGCAGCAAGGGGAAATGTACTGTGCCTG GGAACTGACTCTTTTCTGGAGTAAACTGCAGCAAAGGGTAGAGCCTTCTATTCAAGTGTATCTAGAGAGATGTCGTCAACTTTCTGTGTTAACTAAGACTGTTTatcacattttcttcctgattaAAGTAATTAATTCAGAG ATTGATGGTGCTGGACTTGCGACGTGCATTGAACTGTGTGTGAAAGCATTGCGCTTGGAATCCAGTGAAAATGCAGATGTCAAAATATCTATTTGCAAGACTATCTCCTGCTTACTTCCAGATGATTTGGAGGTGAAACGTGCTTGTCAGCTGAGTGAATTTCTTCTGGAACCCACTGTGGATGCATATTATGCTGTTGAAATGCTATATAATCAGCCTGATCAGAAGTATGATGAAGAGAATCTTCCAATACCAAATTCTTTGCGCTGTGAGCTCTTACTTGTACTGAAAACTCAGTGGCCTTTTGATCCAGAGTTCTGGGACTGGAAAACTCTAAAGCGTCAGTGTCTGGCACTTATGGGAGAGGAGGCATCCATCGTGTCATCCATAGACGAACTAAATGATAGTGAAGTTTATGAGAAGGTTGAGGATGGCCAAGAAGATAGTAAAGAAACTTCTCTGAATGGGCTTGCTGGCATTGATGAGGCTACCAGCCTTCTTAGGGGTATCagagatgaaaagcagaaaaaaagagaaatcaaaaaaCTCAGAGAGAGAGGGTTCATATCAGCTAGATTTAGGAACTGGCAAGCTTACATGCAGTATTGTGTGTTATGTGACAAGGAATTCCTAGGTCATAGAATAGTTAGGCATGCACAGAAACATTACAAAGATGGAATTTACAGTTGCCCTATTTGTGCCCAAAATTTTAGTTCTAAAGAAAACTTTGTTCCCCATGTAACTTTGCATGTGAAAAAATCTAGCAAGGAGAGATTGGCTGCTATGAAACCACTGAGGCGACTGGGAAGACCTCCTAAAATAGCAACTGCCAATGAGaatcagaaaacaaattctgtatCCAAACAGGAGCAACGACCCATTAAGAAGAACAGCCTCTATTCAACAGACTTCATTGTGTTTAATGATAATGATGGCTCAGATGATGAAAACGATGACAAAGATAAACCTTATATACCAGAGATAGTGCCAGTTCAAAAGCCACCCCCTGTTAATGAATTCACCTGCCCTGTAACACTTTgtaaaaaaggctttaaatattttaaaaatctaatagCACATGCAAAGGGCCATAAAGATAATGAAGAAGCTAAACGTTTCCTTGAAATGCAGAGCAAAAAAGTGATTTGCCAGTACTGTAGACGACATTTTGTAAGTGTTACTCACCTGAACGATCATTTACAAATGCACTGTGGCAGCAAGCCTTATATCTGCATACAGATGAAATGTAAGGCTGGCTTTAACAGTTATGCTGAGCTGCTGACCCATAGGAGAGAGCATCAAGTCTTCAGAGCTAAGTGTATGTTTCCCAAATGTGGCAGAGTGTTTTCTGAAGCCTATTTACTCTATGATCATGAAGCACAACACTATAATACCTATACCTGCAGAGTCACAGGCTGTGGGAAGGTGTACCGCTCACAGAACGAACTGGAGAAGCATGTTGAGGATCACAACAAGCAGACTGAGAAAGAAGAGCAGCCTGAAAACCAAACTAATCAGCCTGATCTTAGTCAGCCTTCTAAAGCTAATGAAAGTACTGATGGAGTTGCAGTTAAAGAGGAATTGACATCTCCTCCAGCTGAAAACCGAAGCAGTTTCATTGAAGGAGAAAACGTCTGGAACCAAATCAAAGCAGAGCCAGTAGGGAATGAAAGTGTAAATGCATCGGTGAGTGTACTGCAGCAAAGTAATTCCTTGCCTAATGCTGGTTCAGAGCAGTCTCCTGTGGGTtcaataaaaacagaagaaacagttCCAGCAGGCAGCATTAAGCTGTCTGTTGTTAACCAGAAGATCCGAGATAACTTCATGAAAAGAGGTAAATTGGCTGCTACTGCTAGTAAAGTAGATACTACTAAACCTGGAGTCCAGCAGTTGTGCCCATCAGTTGACTCTTGTCTTCCAGTTTTCcaagagagaaaggaggaaggcTGTCTCAGTCAGACTCAGAATATTCAAACTGTTTCTGTGACCTCAGACACATTAAAACCAGAAGCCCTTGAATCAAAAAGCTTAGAAAGACAAGTGAGCATTGTAAATCCATTCAGCATGCAGAATCAGACAGGGTATCGAAACGGTGTACCCATTTCCAAACTTGAAATTGAAGACAGTATTAAAGCTGCAGCTAATCTATACAACCTGCCTTTAAAAACTTTAGAAACTATTACATTTGTTCCATCACAGCCTAACATAAATAGCTCTTTACTTCCAGCTGTGTCACCAGCAGCCCCAGTTCAGAAATTTAATTGTCAGGTTGAGGGGTGTACTCGAACGTACAATTCATCACAGAGCATTGGCAAACACATGAAGGCAGCACACCCTGATGAATATGCCGCTTTTAAAATGCAGCGTAAGAATAAGAAACCGCGAAAATCCAGCAATTTGCAAAATGTGCCGAATGATGAGAAGATTGTATATCTTACGCCATCACAAGTGGGCAATCCCAGTGATGCTGCTTTTACTGCACAGAACAAATCAAATTTGAATCCCACCTGTTCCAGTCAAGTGCAGCATGTCTCAAGTACTCTTTTCCCAACCCACCTAGAAAATCTGGCGAATCCTATGTTGCCTATAGTGGAAAGCGTCATAAATCCAAATTTGTCTACTCGTATTAAAAGCGAGCCAGAGAGTGTTTTGTGTTCACAAATGGAAACTTTGTCTGCTACAACCTTACCTTCCCAGTTGGATGATCTGGCAAAAACAGTTATGCCTTTGAATATTGATGGTGGTTCAgatccttttcttcctttgcctgCAGAAAATGGTCCAATGTCTCTCTTTCCTTCATCAGCAGAGAATCCTCCAAATTCAGTCTTCTCACAACTGGAAAATAACACAAATAGCTTTTCTTTGCAACTAGAAGGAAACACTAGTTCTACCTTCCCAAAAGAGGAAAGTGTTGATCAAATATTTCCCTCACAATTGAGTACTGAAAATAACTTCAGTGAAACTAGTTCTCATCACCCAGCTtcagaaaaggtgaaaaaagatCGTGGCAGGGGCTCaaatgggagagaaaggaagcCAAAACATAACAAGCGAGCAAAGTGGCCAGCAATAATTAGAGATGGCAAATTTATCTGTAGCAGGTGTTTCAGAGTTTTTACTAATCCTAGATCACTTGGTGGTCACTTATCTAAGAGGTCTTACTGTAAGCCTCTTGAAGGATCAGAAATTTCTCCAGAAGCTCTGCAGGCTAATGGACAGTCTTTGCTTGCCAGTATGATTCTTTCTTCAAATTCATTAAACTTGCAGCAACCTCAGGAGTCTGCCTTCAATCCAGAGACTTGTTTTAAAGATCCATCATTCCTCCAGTTACTTGCAGCTGAAAATCGTTCTGCACTGCAGACTATGTTTCCACGGGCCAGTGTGACTAACTTTAATACCAGTGGGAATGAGGAAGGTAATCAAATTATAAAGCAAGCCTTGGAAACTGCAGGCATCCCAAGTAGCTTTGATAATACAGAAGCACTTCCACGTGTGGTTACAAGCTGTGTCTCCGGAACAACTCAGATAAATGCAGCTGTtctccccagctcagccacGCCCTCTCTGCTGCAGACAGTCTGTAACCCCAGTACCCTGCTGACAGACCAAAACAGGACCCTCAATGCCAAAATTCCTCCACTAAACGAATGCAAGACTTTGCCTGTTTTTGCAACAGAGAACTTAATGCTAAAGACCATTGAAAATGGCTTGTGTCCTAGCTCATATTCTAACACTGTTGCAGCAGCACAAAACTTTGCAGGGAACAGTTCACGAGTTTCAGTTATCAGTAGTCCCAAGAATTCGGGATCAAGTAACTTGAATAAGAAGGGAACCAGCTCTtcaaagaggaagagaaaaacaccTACACCCCTGCTTGTACCCAATACATCACAGAAATTAGCAGTAAACAATGCAACAGTAATGGGACTTCTAACCAAAAGCACTGAAGGAAACATGCAAATACAGGGAGAAAATTTTCAGTCCAACTTGCTGGCAAATTGTGGCTCTCAAACAGTAGTGGAAAACCTTGCACAGAAACTCAGTAATGTTGACAATCAGTTATTCATGGCCAGTATCAAAGagaatttcaaaacaaatcTTGAGGCTCATACAGTTCTGCCTCCTTTAAcagtaaaaactgaaaatgggGATTCCCAAATGATGGCTGCAAATTCTTGTGTGCAGGCAAATTCGGAAGAACAGATTTCACAGGACAGTGTTATGCAGAACTTTGAAAAAACCctggaaataattaaaactgcTATGAATTCACAGGTGCTTGACgtgaaaactgaaattcaggATACTGTTGCTGCTTCAGGACACAACTTGCAAGTAAATAACGCCCAGGCTGCTTCAGAAAATTCTGCACACAGTGTAAAACTACCCACTTCTACACAGTTTGCTGTGCACACAGGGAAGGTTGCTGCTGCAAAAGGTAGCTCTGCTCAGTCTGAGATATCTCAAAAGGATGATACCCAAATGTCAGAAATTTTGGAAGGCTTGCAAAAACTGAAGCTGGAAGATGAttctcccattcccatctcTGAGACTGTTTCTCAGTGTCCTCCAGCAGATAAGCTAGCACCAGCAGTTCCTGTTGTATCAACTGAAAATAAACCTCTCATCCAGCTATCTGCAGAGGCAAGTAACATTCAGTTTAGTGATAGAGTTAATAAACCTTTTGTATGTCAGAATCCTGGCTGCAGTTACAGTGCTATGACTAAAGACGCATTATTTAAACACTATGGCAAGATCCATCAGTACACTGCAGAAATGATactagaaataaagaaacaccAACTGAAGTATGCCCCATTCAAATGTGTTGTAGCTACCTGTCCAAAAACATTCACAAGAAACTCTAATCTCCGAGCACACTGTCAGCTTGTACATCATTTTACAACAGAGGAgatggtaaaattaaaaattaagaggCCTTATGGCAGAAGGTCTCAAAATGAAACTGTAAACACAGCCCCACAACCTGTTGAAATAAAAACTGTGCAGACACTAgtaatagaaaacaaaactgtagcTCCATTGGTCAAAGAAACTCAGATAAAGGAAGTTGTAGAGCCCGTAAAAGTATTGGAAAAACTTCTGCCAGAAAATAATATTCCTGAAAGACTGGAAAAACCTCCACAGGTGGTTTCTGTTCCACTGGAGCAGCACAATCCAGCATCTTTTGATAGTACGCCAGAACAAACCAAAGTACGCAAGGCTAGGAAgcacaggaaggagaaagaggagaggaatgGTAGGAAGCCCGTAACAAAATCTCTGGAGTTTCCCACTAGGTACAGCCCTTACAGACCATACCGGTGTGTCCATCAGGGCTGCTTTGCAGCTTTCACAATACAACAAAACCTAATTCTTCATTACCAAGCTGTGCACAAATCAGACCTCCctgctttctctgctgaagTGGAGGAGGAGAATGAGCAAGGCAAAGAAGAACGCGAGGAGGTGGAAACCAAACCTGCTGTCAGAGAGTTCAGGTGTGAGGTGAGTGACTGCTCTCGCATCTTCCAGGAGGTTACCAGCTTGATACAGCATTATATGAAGCTTCATGACATGACCCCAGAGCAAATTGGAAGCATGAAATCTGCTCCAGAGGTGGGAAGGTTTTTCTGTGACCAGTCTCAGTGTAAGTCCTCATTTACAGCATATCTTAATTATGTTGTGCATCTTGAGACGGAGCACAGTGTTGATATAAAGCCAAACAAAGTAGAAGATGATGGCATGTTCAAGTGTGACTGTGAAGGCTGTGACCGTATTTATGCTACTAGGTCTAACCTCTTGAGGCATATTTTTAACAAACATAATGACAGGCATAAAGATCATCTAATAAGACCCAGGAGACTGACACCAGgccaggaaaatatttcaagcaaAGCAAATCAGGAGAAACCTTTGAAGTCTAAACAGAGAGGACTCAAAAACAGATCAGGAAAAGAGGGTAACAGgctttcagtgaaaacaaaacgaaagaaaaatgtgaacttggaaaacaaaaactcaaaagGAATACAGGTTCAGGAAAATAAGGGTTATTCACTGAAACGTGGCAAGTACGTGTATTTTATAAAGGCCAGAAACGATGCCTTGTCGGAATGTACAAGCAGGTTCATAACTCAGTATCCATGTATGATAAAAGGATGTTCATCCGTAGTCACAAGTGAAAGTAACATAATAAGGCATTATAAATGTCACAAACTGTCCAAAGCTTTTACTTCCCAACACAGGAATCTTCTTATTGTATCTAAAAAACACTCTGTCACCCAAGTAAAAGAAGCCTCTTGTGAGCCGGAGGAAACTGATCAAAAAACTGATGTGAAAGAGCCTGAACCGAGTTTGACAGCGAGCAATAATGATTCAAGCACAACTACCTTATCacaaaaggaaactgaaaaaggTGAGAAGGATGAAGTGGATGAACTGACAGAACTATTCATTACTAAACTAATTAATGAGGATTCTTCAACTGTTGAAAATCAAGCAAAAATCTCTTCCAATGTAAATAGTGACTTGCAGGAgaccagctcctgcccctcagagaagcaaaaatcaaacaacctgaaaagagcaaataaagaaaaaaatgtttctcagaGTAAGAGAAAGAGAGCTGAGAAAACAGAGGAAGCACTGCCCAGTGGCGGGAGTAGCCTGCACAAGGAGGAAGAGACTGCTGTCGCCATTCAAACGGCCGAGGAGCAACCTGCAGCTTTTGACTGGAGCTCATTCAAGCCAATGGGTTTTGAAGTGTCGTTCCTCAAGTTCCTTGAAGAATCTGCTGTGAAGCAAAAGAAGAACTCTGAAAGAGAATACCATAGTGGTGGAACCAAAAAAGGATCCCATTCAAACTCTCGGAAAGCCAGCGAGAAGGCCCCTGTAGCAAGCGATAACATTTCCTGGTCGTGTTCTGAAACTGAAACCCTGGTACCATTTGCCAACCCATCACGGCTTCCATGTGGTGATAATGTAAAGATAGTGTTAGACAAGACTCTTAAAGACTGCACTGAGCGTGTGTTGAAGCAGCTTCAGGAAATGAAACCTGTTGTCAGTTTGAGAAAGCTCGAAGGACGTTGGGAGGATGATCCAGAGGTTATAGCTGCAAAAGTAATTGTTTTGGGTACTGAGGAAGGGGAATCAAAGTCCTGA